A segment of the Fibrobacter succinogenes subsp. succinogenes S85 genome:
AACCCCCGCCACAAGCGGAAGCTACAAGGATCCGCGTGACGGCATCTCCTATGAATGGATTGTCATTGGCGACCAGCTCTGGACTGCAGAAAACATGAACTTCGCTACCGCTTCCGGTGCAATTTGTTCACAATGCAACCACTGGGGACGCCTCTACGACTTCCAAAACGCACAAAAAGCTTGCCTCGAAGGATTCCATATGCCGAGCAAGGCCGAATGGCAAAAGCTCCTGAAAGTCGCCGGTAAAAAGCCGGGTGTCGCTCTCAAGGCTGGCTACGGCTGGGATCCAATCAAGCCGGAATCCCCGATTTTCGGAAACGGCAAGGATGAACTCGGATTTGGCGCAAAGGCTGGCGGCGCACACTTTGCCAAGAGCGATGTCGCTATAAAGGACCGCAAGTTTGATGAAGCCGGTAAAAAGGCATACTTCTGGACAAGAGAAGGAGACGTCCTCGTATTCTTCCACGACAAGGATATCGCCAAATTCGAAAAGTTCAATCCCGAATTCGGCGCAAGCCTCCGCTGCTTGAAAGACTAACAGAGTCATCCTGACGCTGAAAGCGGAAGACAACCTCAAAAGGCGAGTGTTGCAGCCATGCTTGCATGGATATAACCGAGCCTAAGAGGTTGGGGCTTGCCCCATCCAATCAAATTTTATACAGCAAAACTCCTCGTCACAACCGAGGAGTTTTTTACTTTTCAAATTTATCCGCCTAGTCTAACGAGGCATGCGCAGCAATCGTGTAAATCGCAGTCACGTCCTTAGCCTTGAGCGGCACAAAGCCCCAACCATCGCCTGGATTCAGTTTTTCGACAAGCGTCGGGATATCTTCTTCTTTCGCGCCGAGTTCTGCAAAGTTGATAGGCATACCGATAGAATGCAGGAATCTTCGGAAAGCCTTGATACCTTCGAGCGCAGTAGCTTTCGGATTTTCGAAATTCATTTGGCAACCAAAAACGCGTGTTGCCATCTGCGCAAAACGCATCACGTTATGGTCGACCACGTATTCCATCCACGCCGGCATAATAACTGCTAGCCCCGCGCCATGGGCGCAGTCATAGAGTCCCGAGAGTTCATGTTCAATAGCGTGACTGTTCCAGTCCTGACTGCGCCCACAGCCCACAAGGCCATTGTGGGCTACCGTACCCGCCCACATAATATTCGCACGAGCCTCGTAATTGGCGGGTTCGGCCATGGCGCGCGGACCTTCCTTGAGTATCGTGATGAGCAGCGCTTCGCAAAGGCGGTCAGTAGTCTCGACTTCCAAAGTGTTCGTGAAGTAGCGTTCAAACACATGAGCCATGATGTCGGTAATGCCGCAAGCAGTCTGGTAAGCCGGTAGCGTGCAAAGCAAAGCCGGATTCTGCACCGCAAATCTCGGGCGAATCACATCAGCACCAATGTCGCGCTTGAGCATTCCCTCTTCTTTTGTTACAACAGAATCGCCACTGCCTTCGGAACCAGCGGCAGCAATCGTCTGCACCACGCCAATTGGGAGTGCCTTCGTGACCGGCAACTTTTTCGCATAAAAGTCCCAGAAATCGCCATCGTAGAGCGCGCCCACAGCAATGCCCTTAGAGCTATCAATGACGGAGCCTCCGCCCACAGCAAGGATGAAATCGACACCGTTCGCACGCACCATCTCGATACCCTTGTAAATCAAGGTATCGCGCGGGTTCGGCTTCACGCCACCGAGTTCCACAAATGAAACGCCCGCAGCATTGAGCGACGCCTTAACGCGGTCAATCAAGCCGGAGCGCACCGCAGAGCCCCCACCGTAATGAATCAGCACCTTCGTGCCGCCATACTTTTTAACGAGTTCACCGCATTCGTTTTCGCGGTCTTTACCAAATACAAATTCCGTGGGGCTGTAGAAATTAAAATTGTCCATATTCCATCCTTGTGTTTCAATTAAAAATACAAGAAAATCCCACCCAGCGGCAGGATTTTACCAAATTTTCTGTTCTCTAGAGGAAACATCTACTAAAATTTAAGCGAAACACCTACACACGGAACAATCTGAAACCCAGAAAAGACATGATTGAGTTTATAATCAATTGTTTCAAAATTATCGTTGCGATAATTAAATTCATTCGTTCTATTTCCAAAACCGAACAAATTCACAACCACATCTACACCCGCATTAATTCCTAGCTTTTCTGTAATTCGATACCCCAAAACAATATCGCCACCAACAACAAAATTAAACAGCAACGTTGAATATTCTTCAGTGAAATCCTCCATCTGATAAGATTTCCCCAAGTATTTCATGTCACCACCCAAAATAGCATGTACCGCTAATATGAAATCATTTACAAACGGAGCATAGCCCAATCCAACTTTTGCATTCAAATCAAAACGAGAATCAATCTGATTCATATGGTCATACGGATCAAAATAAGAATATTTTTTGGATTCATTCACAGGGAAATTAATAAAACCAATTCCTGCTCCGACCTCAAAAGACAAACCATTTTGATAAACCAAATCACGAGTCCACTTCAATTGAAGCCCCATGATCATATCCATTTTGAAATCACGATCACGAGAAA
Coding sequences within it:
- a CDS encoding iron-containing alcohol dehydrogenase, producing MDNFNFYSPTEFVFGKDRENECGELVKKYGGTKVLIHYGGGSAVRSGLIDRVKASLNAAGVSFVELGGVKPNPRDTLIYKGIEMVRANGVDFILAVGGGSVIDSSKGIAVGALYDGDFWDFYAKKLPVTKALPIGVVQTIAAAGSEGSGDSVVTKEEGMLKRDIGADVIRPRFAVQNPALLCTLPAYQTACGITDIMAHVFERYFTNTLEVETTDRLCEALLITILKEGPRAMAEPANYEARANIMWAGTVAHNGLVGCGRSQDWNSHAIEHELSGLYDCAHGAGLAVIMPAWMEYVVDHNVMRFAQMATRVFGCQMNFENPKATALEGIKAFRRFLHSIGMPINFAELGAKEEDIPTLVEKLNPGDGWGFVPLKAKDVTAIYTIAAHASLD
- a CDS encoding FISUMP domain-containing protein; this encodes MKLPAILFIAASSIAFTACDDVRVEKYPNGNVRFEATYVNDKKEGIEKEYYDDGTLKRESNYVNDRREGVTKEYYKDGTLQSELPYVNGYVEGTVIRYHKNGKVATKAEYKQNKQVAFGETYNEDGTPATSGSYKDPRDGISYEWIVIGDQLWTAENMNFATASGAICSQCNHWGRLYDFQNAQKACLEGFHMPSKAEWQKLLKVAGKKPGVALKAGYGWDPIKPESPIFGNGKDELGFGAKAGGAHFAKSDVAIKDRKFDEAGKKAYFWTREGDVLVFFHDKDIAKFEKFNPEFGASLRCLKD